The alpha proteobacterium U9-1i genome includes a region encoding these proteins:
- a CDS encoding cobalt-zinc-cadmium resistance protein CzcA: MLSAIVGGSLQRPRLVILAALLLLLYGGLTVLRAKYDVFPEFVPAQASVQTEAPGLVADQVELLVTRPLEDVINGANGVASVRSESIQGLSVINITFNEGADPFRARQIVSEQLAQAAGRLPAGVSVPALTPLTSSTMDLLKIGFTSDRLDLIQLRDLIEWTVRPRLLAVPGVARANIFGGAPRRLEVRVRSADLLARNLSLADVAGAVRAATSVRGGGFIDTPNQRILVEPRGQAVTAAALAQAVVAPGAGLPVRLGDIADVVDAPAPQFGETLIMGKRGSLLTLSSQYGANTLEVTHAVEAALADLRPALTAQGVTIYPALHRPANFIETALRHIEIDLLIGAVLIMVILMIFLRSPRVAFVAFVSIPLSLLAAVIVLDALGQTINTMSLGGLAVALGVVIDDAVVGIENIVRRLRLAGPGTQAAKTVLDASIEVRAPIVYATFVLAATVAPILFLSGLQGAFFSPLAFSFLLATLASLVVALTVTPALALLLLQNTPLHEEPRLLTRLKDAHEGMLRRLCARPAIAVAATLMMGVVTIGSFFVFGAELLPAFRERHYVLALNGPPGASIDWMRNIGGHVTHDLLAIPGVATVEQQIGRAAAGEDTWPPNRSEFHVELGQVSGHQEEEILTRIRAVLDSYPGVQTEALTFLGDRIGESLSGETAAVAIGIYGPDLDVLDQVGSQVAAALSRVPGAADVQVKSPPAAPLVNVALDPVRLGLSGLSTTDAYDSIEATFQGQTVAQITDGQRIADVAIVTPREGPNEPETAGGLLVQGAASAAALSAVADVSSGEGRASILHDGGRRRQVVTANPTTSDVTGFVARARAEIARSVHLPPGVYLEYSGIAEGQAAASRQVLVNVAVAAVAVVALLLLAFGDGRAAALILSGAPFALAGGALGIALIGGVLSLGALVGFVTLFGIAARNAILLVSHADHLVEVEHAPWGIETVLRAARERVTPILMTALVTALGLLPLALGTGEAGREVQGPMAVVILGGLLTSTIMSLVLAPPLILAFRRKADPGQDVGQSRLAEA, from the coding sequence ATGCTTTCAGCAATCGTCGGCGGCTCGCTTCAACGTCCGCGCCTCGTTATTCTCGCCGCGCTTCTTCTGCTGCTCTATGGCGGCCTCACTGTTCTGCGCGCGAAGTATGATGTGTTTCCCGAATTCGTTCCGGCGCAGGCCAGCGTGCAGACCGAGGCGCCGGGGCTTGTCGCCGATCAGGTAGAATTGCTGGTCACACGGCCGCTGGAAGACGTGATCAATGGCGCCAACGGCGTCGCCAGCGTGCGCTCGGAGTCCATTCAAGGCCTGTCGGTGATCAACATCACCTTCAATGAGGGCGCTGATCCGTTTCGCGCCCGTCAGATCGTGTCGGAGCAATTGGCGCAAGCGGCGGGGCGATTGCCGGCCGGCGTCTCGGTTCCCGCGCTGACGCCGCTCACGTCCTCGACCATGGATTTGCTCAAGATCGGTTTCACCTCCGATCGCCTCGATCTCATTCAGTTGCGTGACCTCATTGAGTGGACCGTGCGTCCGCGCTTGCTCGCGGTCCCAGGCGTGGCGCGCGCCAACATTTTCGGCGGCGCGCCCAGGCGCCTTGAGGTGCGAGTGCGCTCCGCAGACCTGCTCGCCCGCAATCTCAGTCTCGCCGATGTGGCCGGTGCGGTGCGCGCGGCGACATCCGTGCGCGGCGGCGGCTTCATCGACACGCCGAACCAGCGCATCCTGGTTGAACCGCGCGGTCAGGCGGTGACGGCGGCGGCGCTTGCACAAGCTGTCGTCGCGCCCGGCGCTGGTCTGCCTGTGCGTCTGGGTGATATTGCCGACGTGGTCGATGCGCCCGCACCGCAATTCGGCGAGACGCTGATCATGGGCAAGCGCGGTTCGCTGCTGACGTTGTCGAGCCAGTATGGCGCCAATACCCTTGAAGTGACACATGCGGTGGAGGCCGCGCTCGCCGATCTGCGGCCCGCGCTCACGGCGCAAGGCGTTACGATCTATCCGGCATTGCATCGCCCCGCGAACTTCATCGAAACCGCGCTTCGGCATATTGAGATCGATCTGCTCATCGGCGCCGTGCTGATCATGGTCATCTTGATGATCTTCCTGCGCAGTCCGCGGGTGGCGTTCGTGGCCTTCGTGTCAATTCCCCTGTCGTTACTTGCGGCGGTGATTGTGTTGGATGCGCTCGGCCAAACCATCAATACAATGAGTCTCGGGGGGCTGGCGGTGGCTCTAGGCGTGGTGATTGATGACGCTGTCGTCGGCATCGAGAACATCGTGCGCCGCCTGCGCCTCGCCGGGCCAGGAACGCAAGCGGCGAAGACTGTACTCGACGCCTCAATCGAAGTGCGCGCGCCAATCGTATACGCAACCTTTGTGCTCGCGGCGACTGTGGCTCCCATTCTATTCCTCTCGGGCCTGCAGGGCGCGTTCTTCAGCCCGCTCGCCTTTTCGTTTTTGCTGGCGACACTGGCCTCTTTGGTTGTGGCGTTGACTGTCACTCCGGCGTTGGCGTTGCTGCTCTTGCAGAATACGCCGTTGCACGAAGAGCCCAGACTGCTGACGCGGCTCAAGGATGCTCATGAAGGCATGCTTCGCCGCCTTTGCGCTCGGCCGGCAATCGCGGTTGCGGCCACGTTGATGATGGGGGTGGTGACGATCGGCAGCTTCTTCGTGTTTGGCGCGGAGTTGCTCCCCGCATTTCGTGAACGCCACTATGTTCTCGCGCTCAATGGGCCACCTGGAGCCTCCATTGATTGGATGCGTAATATTGGCGGGCATGTGACGCACGATCTTCTCGCGATCCCCGGCGTCGCAACTGTGGAGCAGCAAATCGGCCGCGCCGCCGCCGGCGAAGACACGTGGCCGCCAAATCGCAGCGAATTCCACGTTGAACTCGGACAAGTGAGCGGTCATCAGGAAGAAGAAATCTTGACGCGCATTCGCGCGGTGCTGGATTCTTATCCGGGCGTGCAGACGGAAGCTCTGACCTTTCTTGGTGATCGCATCGGTGAATCGCTTTCGGGGGAAACCGCCGCTGTCGCCATTGGCATCTATGGCCCCGACCTCGATGTGCTGGACCAAGTCGGGTCGCAGGTCGCGGCAGCACTATCGCGCGTGCCTGGCGCCGCCGATGTTCAAGTGAAATCGCCGCCAGCCGCTCCGCTTGTAAACGTGGCGCTTGACCCGGTTCGTCTAGGTCTCAGCGGTCTTTCGACGACCGATGCCTATGACAGTATCGAGGCGACGTTTCAGGGGCAGACCGTTGCGCAAATCACCGACGGGCAGCGCATCGCGGACGTGGCTATCGTGACGCCGCGCGAGGGGCCGAACGAGCCCGAGACGGCGGGAGGATTGCTTGTGCAAGGCGCGGCGAGCGCCGCCGCGCTGAGCGCCGTCGCGGACGTTTCGTCGGGCGAGGGACGCGCCAGCATTCTCCATGACGGCGGTCGTCGCCGGCAAGTCGTGACCGCTAATCCGACGACGTCGGACGTAACTGGATTTGTGGCGCGCGCCCGCGCCGAGATTGCGCGCTCCGTCCACCTGCCGCCCGGCGTGTATCTTGAATATTCCGGCATTGCGGAAGGCCAAGCGGCGGCGTCGCGGCAAGTGCTTGTAAACGTCGCGGTGGCGGCGGTCGCCGTCGTGGCTTTGCTGCTGCTTGCGTTTGGCGACGGGCGCGCCGCTGCGCTCATCCTGTCGGGCGCGCCATTTGCGCTCGCCGGTGGCGCATTGGGCATTGCACTGATCGGCGGCGTACTGTCGCTGGGCGCGCTGGTCGGCTTTGTCACCCTGTTCGGCATCGCCGCGCGAAACGCCATTCTGCTGGTCTCACATGCCGACCATCTGGTTGAGGTGGAGCACGCGCCCTGGGGGATTGAGACGGTGTTGCGCGCGGCGCGGGAACGCGTGACGCCAATTCTGATGACGGCGCTCGTTACAGCGCTCGGTTTGCTTCCGCTGGCGCTTGGCACGGGCGAAGCCGGGCGCGAAGTGCAGGGGCCAATGGCGGTCGTCATCCTCGGTGGTCTTCTCACCTCCACGATCATGAGCCTGGTTCTGGCGCCGCCGCTGATCTTGGCGTTTCGCCGCAAAGCCGATCCGGGGCAGGATGTCGGGCAATCCAGATTGGCGGAGGCGTGA
- a CDS encoding response regulator in two-component regulatory system with PhoQ, which produces MRVLIVEDDIETQCYVSQGLVEAGHSVEASANGADGLLRARQGGYDLFIVDRMVPELDGLSLVKAIRSAGIATPVLMLTAMGAVSDRVDGLEAGADDYLVKPFSFAELSARVNALARSPPLQADTKLVVGDLVLDRLLRRVRRGETEVDLQTREFQLLELMMLNAGRVVTRTMMLESVWNFRFDPGTNIVETHMSRIRSKIDRGDDAPLIHTIRGEGYVIRAD; this is translated from the coding sequence GTGCGCGTCCTCATCGTTGAAGACGACATCGAAACCCAGTGTTACGTGTCTCAAGGGCTGGTTGAGGCCGGCCACAGTGTCGAGGCAAGCGCAAACGGTGCGGACGGGCTCCTGCGGGCCCGCCAGGGTGGGTACGATCTCTTCATCGTTGATCGGATGGTTCCCGAGCTTGATGGGCTTTCGCTCGTGAAGGCGATCAGATCAGCCGGCATTGCAACGCCCGTCTTGATGCTTACCGCCATGGGCGCGGTTTCGGATCGCGTCGATGGGCTTGAGGCTGGTGCGGACGACTACCTGGTGAAACCATTTTCATTCGCGGAATTGTCTGCGCGCGTGAATGCTTTGGCGCGCAGCCCGCCGTTACAGGCCGACACGAAACTGGTGGTCGGCGACCTGGTTCTGGATCGTCTTCTACGGCGGGTTAGGCGGGGTGAGACTGAGGTGGATCTCCAGACCCGCGAGTTTCAGCTTCTCGAACTCATGATGCTCAACGCCGGTCGTGTTGTGACGCGCACGATGATGCTGGAGAGCGTCTGGAATTTTCGCTTCGATCCGGGCACGAACATCGTCGAAACACATATGAGCCGCATCCGCTCAAAAATTGATCGCGGCGACGACGCCCCGTTGATTCACACGATACGCGGCGAAGGCTATGTGATCCGTGCGGATTGA
- a CDS encoding periplasmic sensor signal transduction histidine kinase, whose amino-acid sequence MRIDHVFSSTSFRLSVAFAGLLIAAFVVAGLGVWAATRSIAERQTREHVTAEMQSIRQEIVVEGLPAGIAAIENRASRPGALEYRLTSSEGLLLAGNLATSDLRLGWQFVDLPDRQGLRHGQDDLIILSERLPDGAVLAIGDDLERGESVRIAVLETLLWIGGLSAAIAIALGLWITRHTLRRMDLLSASLAAVAGGDLTARTIARSPPRDDLDRLSVGANAMLDQITTLVANVRRVSTDVAHDLRTPLSHVRQDLELAARDAAPSTLVHIESAQGRLEALLRTFDAMLRLAEIEVGRSRARFAPVNVAELVEGVADAYRPDVEARGGALAVVDSKPLTIEGDADLIAQAVANLIENAMTHGGGSPSITLSVRSDASTWEIAVSDNGPGIAEADRDKVLEPFARLDASRSTPGSGLGLAIVAAVARLHGASIAMEDGGPGLRVVLRGALSETTTAA is encoded by the coding sequence GTGCGGATTGATCACGTATTTTCCTCGACTAGTTTCCGGCTTTCTGTCGCCTTTGCCGGTCTATTGATCGCTGCCTTTGTTGTAGCAGGACTGGGCGTTTGGGCAGCGACACGCTCAATCGCCGAACGGCAAACGCGCGAGCACGTCACTGCCGAGATGCAGTCGATCCGCCAAGAAATTGTGGTTGAGGGATTGCCTGCGGGTATCGCAGCCATCGAGAATCGTGCGTCGCGCCCAGGTGCGCTCGAATACCGGCTGACTTCGTCCGAAGGTCTGCTTCTGGCAGGCAATCTGGCGACTTCAGATTTGCGTCTCGGCTGGCAGTTTGTGGATTTGCCGGATCGACAAGGTCTCCGCCACGGCCAGGACGATCTCATTATCCTCTCGGAGCGCTTGCCTGACGGCGCCGTTCTCGCAATCGGTGATGATCTGGAACGCGGCGAGAGTGTGCGGATCGCGGTGCTTGAGACACTTTTGTGGATTGGCGGTCTCAGCGCCGCTATCGCCATCGCGCTAGGCCTCTGGATAACGCGCCATACTTTGCGGCGCATGGACTTGCTCTCCGCATCTCTGGCTGCCGTAGCAGGGGGAGACCTGACGGCGCGTACTATTGCGAGATCGCCGCCACGCGATGATCTGGATCGGCTGTCCGTTGGCGCAAACGCCATGCTTGATCAGATCACGACGCTGGTCGCCAACGTGCGTCGCGTTTCGACGGATGTTGCACACGATCTGCGCACGCCCCTGTCCCATGTCCGACAGGATCTTGAACTTGCGGCGAGAGACGCTGCGCCCTCGACTCTGGTCCACATTGAATCCGCACAGGGTCGTCTGGAAGCCTTGCTGCGAACCTTTGACGCCATGTTGCGTCTTGCCGAGATCGAGGTGGGGAGGTCGCGGGCGCGCTTTGCTCCAGTGAATGTTGCTGAACTCGTGGAGGGCGTTGCGGACGCCTACCGGCCCGACGTGGAAGCGCGAGGCGGCGCGCTTGCGGTTGTCGATTCCAAACCTCTGACCATTGAAGGTGATGCTGACCTGATAGCTCAGGCCGTGGCGAACCTCATCGAGAACGCCATGACACATGGGGGCGGCAGTCCAAGCATCACCTTGTCCGTTCGCTCCGATGCGAGCACCTGGGAAATTGCGGTCTCGGACAATGGCCCAGGGATCGCGGAGGCGGATCGGGATAAGGTGCTTGAGCCATTTGCGCGGCTTGATGCGAGCCGCTCCACGCCGGGGTCTGGACTGGGCCTCGCCATCGTCGCCGCTGTCGCCCGCCTGCACGGTGCAAGCATTGCAATGGAGGACGGCGGTCCTGGGCTGCGTGTCGTTTTGCGCGGCGCACTAAGCGAGACGACGACGGCGGCATGA
- a CDS encoding permeases of the major facilitator superfamily, which translates to MDASSETIHALLPLFLTTTLGVSVAVVGLIDGIAEATAAIAKVFSGYFSDRTGKRKPLILFGYGLAALTKPLFAIAGGPLTVFAARFADRIGKGLRGAPRDALVADVTPFEIRGRAFGLRQAMDTAGAFAGPLLAIALMALFANDMRAVFWVAVIPAALAVLCVLLGVEERAGGEAKQIARPPIRWSDWGQFKAGFWTLVAIGVAFTLARFSEAFLILKANAEGLPLVFAPLVLVVMNIVYALGAYPAGALSDHVSSRALLIAGLAALILADVVLAFVPGLPGAFMGIALWGGHMALTQGLLAKLVAEHAPEHLRGTAFGLFNLATGVALLLASVLAGILWDQIGTQATFLAGAAFATTAGALVLASQKLLTTPPR; encoded by the coding sequence ATGGACGCTTCGTCGGAAACCATCCACGCGTTGTTGCCTCTCTTCCTGACAACGACCCTTGGCGTCAGTGTTGCGGTCGTCGGCCTAATTGACGGAATAGCTGAAGCGACCGCTGCTATCGCTAAGGTGTTTTCAGGATATTTCTCGGACCGAACCGGAAAACGGAAGCCGCTCATTCTTTTCGGGTACGGTTTGGCTGCGTTGACCAAGCCGCTGTTTGCGATTGCCGGCGGACCCCTGACCGTATTCGCTGCACGGTTCGCTGATCGGATCGGAAAGGGCCTTCGCGGCGCGCCCCGGGATGCGCTTGTGGCGGACGTAACTCCGTTTGAAATCCGCGGCAGGGCCTTCGGTCTTCGCCAGGCGATGGATACGGCGGGCGCCTTTGCCGGACCGCTGCTCGCCATCGCTCTCATGGCGCTTTTCGCCAATGATATGCGCGCCGTTTTCTGGGTGGCGGTCATTCCGGCGGCGCTTGCCGTCCTGTGCGTCTTGCTGGGCGTTGAGGAGCGAGCCGGCGGTGAAGCAAAGCAGATCGCTCGACCACCGATCCGATGGAGCGACTGGGGGCAGTTCAAGGCGGGGTTTTGGACGCTGGTCGCCATTGGCGTGGCGTTCACACTGGCGCGTTTCAGCGAGGCGTTCCTAATTTTGAAAGCCAATGCGGAAGGACTGCCGCTGGTTTTTGCCCCTCTGGTGCTGGTGGTGATGAACATCGTGTATGCGCTTGGCGCATATCCGGCCGGGGCGTTATCGGATCATGTGTCTTCCCGTGCATTGTTAATTGCAGGACTCGCGGCGCTGATCTTAGCCGACGTGGTGCTCGCGTTCGTTCCGGGGCTTCCGGGTGCGTTCATGGGGATTGCGCTCTGGGGCGGTCATATGGCGCTGACGCAGGGGTTACTGGCGAAACTTGTCGCCGAACACGCACCTGAACATCTGCGTGGCACTGCGTTTGGACTCTTCAACCTCGCGACCGGTGTGGCGTTGCTGCTCGCAAGTGTACTTGCGGGCATTCTCTGGGATCAAATCGGAACGCAGGCGACCTTTCTTGCCGGTGCAGCATTCGCCACCACGGCAGGCGCTCTCGTCCTCGCATCGCAGAAACTGCTCACGACGCCCCCGCGTTGA
- a CDS encoding hypothetical protein (FIG00715019) encodes MTLDQEALASSLQAEAGDAAFFESFIKSRPHLFSHAPVFLPKADGDAMRAMVSAIEATARLPQYVQAALSWAPPIARVDHGPLGAFMGYDFHLTPEGPKLIEINTNAGGAFLNAFLAQAQIACCAEVEQGLARQSVAQFESRVVEMFEAEWKRQSRGDALRRIAIVDDAPQDQYLYPEFILAKRLFERHGYDAVIADPEALHFECGLLQEGGVPVDLVYNRLVDFSLDDPRHAALRTAYEAGAVVVTPNPRNHALFADKRNLTLLSERDTLRAWGLDASSVAALSGVPRAVNVTRDNADQLWRERKGLFFKPASGHASKAVYRGDKLTKGVWENILASAYIAQDFAPPGERTIEVDGERVQRKVDVRLYTYAGEPLLAAARLYQGQTTNFRTPGGGFAPVFFV; translated from the coding sequence GTGACCCTGGACCAAGAGGCGCTCGCGTCGTCACTGCAGGCCGAGGCAGGCGACGCCGCCTTCTTCGAGAGCTTCATCAAGTCGCGCCCGCACCTATTTTCTCATGCGCCGGTCTTCCTTCCCAAGGCGGACGGCGATGCGATGCGGGCGATGGTGAGCGCGATTGAAGCGACTGCGCGCTTGCCACAATATGTGCAAGCCGCACTCTCCTGGGCGCCGCCCATCGCGCGGGTCGATCACGGCCCACTGGGCGCATTCATGGGCTATGACTTTCACCTGACGCCCGAGGGCCCGAAGCTCATCGAAATCAACACCAATGCCGGCGGCGCGTTTCTCAACGCTTTTCTGGCGCAGGCCCAGATCGCCTGCTGCGCCGAAGTCGAACAGGGGCTCGCGCGCCAGTCCGTCGCGCAATTCGAGAGCCGCGTCGTTGAGATGTTTGAAGCGGAGTGGAAGCGCCAAAGTAGAGGTGATGCACTGCGACGCATCGCCATTGTCGATGATGCGCCACAGGATCAGTATCTCTATCCCGAATTCATTCTGGCGAAACGCCTGTTCGAGCGGCATGGTTATGACGCCGTGATCGCCGATCCAGAGGCGCTGCATTTCGAATGTGGCCTGCTTCAGGAAGGCGGCGTCCCGGTTGATCTGGTCTACAACCGCCTCGTTGATTTCTCTCTCGATGATCCGCGGCATGCCGCTTTGCGCACGGCCTATGAAGCTGGCGCGGTCGTTGTGACGCCGAACCCGCGCAACCACGCCCTCTTCGCCGACAAGCGCAATCTCACCCTGCTCTCCGAGCGCGATACGCTGCGCGCGTGGGGATTGGACGCCTCTTCTGTGGCCGCGCTTTCAGGCGTGCCGCGCGCGGTCAATGTCACACGCGACAATGCCGACCAGCTCTGGCGGGAACGCAAGGGGCTCTTCTTCAAGCCGGCGTCGGGGCACGCCAGCAAGGCGGTCTATCGCGGCGACAAGCTGACCAAGGGCGTCTGGGAAAACATTCTCGCAAGCGCCTACATCGCGCAGGACTTCGCGCCCCCTGGCGAGCGCACGATCGAAGTCGATGGCGAGCGCGTGCAGCGCAAGGTCGATGTACGCCTCTACACCTATGCGGGCGAGCCACTCCTGGCCGCAGCCCGCCTCTATCAGGGACAGACCACGAATTTCCGCACGCCCGGAGGCGGCTTCGCGCCGGTATTCTTCGTCTGA
- a CDS encoding copper resistance protein copC has protein sequence MEVDPLAPWLLAVKLALYTSALLAAGLGLHVSLGVVERDGHTRTLRLAALLAGGAVVFAALRLVVANVQLGGSLESVFDKAILAWTWPNLAPSSIAIIAGAVAMVGASVWRLVWLAVPAAVALAAGFALTGHSQALETPGLAPWAVGLHVLIAAFWIAAPISLWPHGALSNEALEARARRFTRYALLAVPLLFIAGGWLALRLAGSAEALVSSAYGQLLLVKLAAATAALALGGYNKQVVTRKLRETPDQGRQALSVTLGLDALFFASALVLVGIATTFTGPPTG, from the coding sequence ATGGAAGTCGATCCGCTCGCACCCTGGCTGCTTGCGGTCAAGCTCGCCCTCTACACATCCGCCCTGCTTGCCGCGGGTCTCGGCCTGCACGTCAGTCTGGGAGTCGTGGAGCGCGACGGTCATACGCGCACGTTGCGTTTAGCCGCTCTACTGGCCGGCGGCGCGGTCGTCTTTGCGGCGCTCCGGTTGGTTGTCGCGAATGTTCAACTTGGCGGCTCGCTCGAAAGCGTTTTCGACAAGGCGATCCTTGCGTGGACCTGGCCGAACCTGGCGCCGAGTTCGATCGCCATCATCGCCGGCGCCGTTGCAATGGTCGGCGCATCGGTTTGGCGGCTGGTTTGGCTTGCCGTCCCAGCGGCGGTTGCGCTCGCCGCCGGCTTTGCACTTACGGGCCACAGCCAGGCGCTCGAAACACCGGGCCTGGCGCCGTGGGCGGTCGGGCTGCATGTGCTGATCGCTGCCTTCTGGATTGCGGCGCCGATCAGCCTTTGGCCGCACGGCGCGTTGTCGAACGAAGCGCTCGAAGCACGCGCGCGACGCTTCACGCGCTATGCGCTCCTCGCGGTTCCGCTGTTGTTCATCGCCGGCGGCTGGCTGGCGCTGCGCCTCGCGGGAAGCGCTGAGGCGCTTGTCAGCAGTGCTTACGGTCAATTGTTGCTGGTGAAACTTGCAGCCGCAACGGCGGCGCTTGCGCTTGGCGGATACAACAAACAGGTCGTGACCCGAAAGTTGCGCGAAACGCCAGATCAGGGACGACAGGCCCTTTCTGTTACGCTTGGTCTCGACGCACTCTTCTTCGCCAGCGCGCTCGTGCTCGTCGGTATCGCGACCACGTTCACCGGGCCGCCGACAGGCTAG
- a CDS encoding copper resistance protein copC, translating into MKRLAIAIATASMMLAATPALAHTVVRETNIAENATIARAPATFTVVFSAATGLANVTLTDATGRAVALSYTPPREMAASFAIPLPALTPGAYTIAWRTIARDGHAMPGAIHFTISG; encoded by the coding sequence ATGAAACGCTTAGCGATTGCGATTGCGACAGCATCCATGATGCTCGCCGCGACGCCTGCTCTTGCGCACACGGTCGTTCGAGAAACCAACATTGCCGAGAACGCCACGATTGCGCGGGCGCCGGCGACGTTCACCGTCGTGTTTTCCGCCGCGACCGGACTGGCGAACGTCACATTGACTGACGCCACCGGGCGCGCGGTGGCGCTTAGTTACACGCCGCCGCGTGAGATGGCCGCCTCGTTTGCGATCCCGCTTCCCGCTCTGACTCCCGGCGCCTACACCATTGCGTGGCGCACGATCGCCCGAGATGGCCACGCCATGCCGGGCGCCATTCATTTCACGATCTCGGGCTGA
- a CDS encoding copper resistance protein B, with amino-acid sequence MATPADPGSGPADAANLYFDPAIMARAREQLRIENGEVITHAVIFDQLETKFSDNAEGYAWDTQGWYGGDIHRFWWKSEGEGVFDEDIEHAELQLLYSRALTPHFDTQAGVRQTYRPEGDRTDLVLGVQGLAPYWFEVDGALFLSNEGELTARAEAEYDLRLTQRLILQPRAELSLSAQDIPEFAIGAGVSNVEAGVRLRYEISRRFAPYVGVEWSGGVGETRDLIKANGEDPDSTRFVLGIRAWF; translated from the coding sequence ATGGCTACGCCCGCTGACCCCGGCAGCGGGCCTGCGGACGCCGCCAATCTCTATTTCGATCCTGCCATCATGGCGCGCGCCAGAGAGCAGTTGCGGATCGAAAATGGCGAAGTCATCACGCACGCGGTGATATTCGATCAACTCGAAACGAAGTTCAGCGACAATGCCGAAGGTTATGCCTGGGATACGCAAGGTTGGTACGGCGGCGACATTCATCGCTTCTGGTGGAAATCCGAAGGCGAAGGCGTCTTCGACGAAGACATCGAGCATGCCGAACTGCAATTGCTCTACAGCCGCGCGCTGACGCCCCATTTTGATACGCAGGCAGGCGTGCGTCAGACCTATCGCCCTGAAGGCGACCGCACTGACCTGGTCCTCGGCGTGCAGGGTCTCGCGCCCTATTGGTTTGAAGTCGATGGCGCCCTCTTTCTGTCGAATGAGGGCGAACTCACCGCGCGCGCGGAGGCCGAATACGATCTGCGCCTGACGCAGCGCCTCATCCTGCAGCCGCGCGCGGAACTATCTTTGTCCGCGCAAGACATTCCGGAATTCGCCATCGGCGCTGGTGTGTCCAACGTCGAAGCGGGCGTGCGCCTTCGCTACGAAATAAGCCGGCGCTTCGCCCCTTATGTCGGTGTCGAATGGAGCGGCGGCGTGGGCGAAACGCGCGACCTTATCAAGGCCAACGGCGAAGACCCGGATTCCACGCGCTTCGTGCTCGGCATTCGCGCGTGGTTCTGA